TATATGAATTCAGCGGCAATTGAAATTTATTATCTTATTTTAAAACTATACGGTGAAGATAAAAACGATGAAGTTTTTTTCAGACTAATGAATTTAATAGAGGAAAATTTTTTCAAGTTCGAAAAGTCTGAGTGTTTCAGCTTTTACGTTCATCTGATAAATTACTGCAACATAAATAAGCTTGCCAATGATAAAGAATATATCAGAATAAAATTTGAAATCGTAAAGAAAATGGTTGAGCGGGATTTAGTTGTTCAGAACGGAGTAATTGACCCCGGATGGTTCAGGGGGATTTTCTCAATGGCTTTCAATGCAGGTGAAATAAAATTTGCTGAAGATTTTATTGAGAAGCATAAAGAGCTGGTGACCGGCAGAGATAAAGAAAATATTGTAAAACATGTTTATGCTAATCTTGCTATATATAAAAAAGATTATAACAGTGCCCTTGAATATCTATCAACTTCAAGCTATCAGCACCTTAACGATAAATGGACGGTCAAACAAATGTATCTGACAATCTACTATGAAATGAATGATTTCGAACAATTCTCATATACTGCTGATAGTATAAAGCATTTAATAAAAGACGAAGGTTCATGGAATGAAAATCTTATTGTGCCGATCAGAAACTTTATTAACATTCTTACAAAGCTCTTCAGGATAAAGATAAATGAGAAAAAAATTCCTCTGGATGAAATCCGGAAAGAAGTGATGGATTCAAAAATAATTTCCCGAAAATGGCTTTTAGAGAAAATTGATGAGCTTGAAAGCAGATAAAAACAAATCCTCATCCCGTGTGGTGAGATGAGGATTTATTGCAGCCGGCTGTACAGCAGGTTTTTAAGTACAGCTGACGGAATAAATATTTATTACTTCCCCCTTTAAAACTTACTTAACCAATGTCATTTTCTTAGTTGCATTATATTCACCGGCTTCAATTCGATAGAAATAAATCCCGCTTGCAAAATTGCTTCCGTTAAATTCTACTGTATAATATCCGGCAGCTCTCTGCTCATTAACAAGTTCACTAGCGAGTTTTCCCGTTATATCGTAAACAGAGAGCTTTACATTCGAGCTGCGCGGAAGCTCGAAGTTAATTTTTGTTGCCGGATTAAAAGGATTAGGATAATTCTGAGATAAATTAAATTTCTTCGGCACTTCAATTTCAACTTCATTTGATAATTCATAATATTTGTAATTACCGTTGAAGTCTATTTGTTTTAATCTGTACTGGTATTTTCCCGAAGCAGCAATCTTATCTTCGTAAGAATAATTATGTGTTTCGTTTGAAGTTCCGTTACCGTTTACAAAAGAAATTTTCTTCCACTCATTGCTGCCCGAAGTTTTTCTTTCTACATCAAATCCGGAATTGTTCTGTTCGTTAACTGTTGACCATTCTAACTTTACATTGCTTCCGTTTACTTGTGAAGTGAAGGAAGATAATTCTACGGGAAGCAGAGAAGCGTCAGGTCCTAATGCAAGAGTAAGGTTAGAACTAAAAATGGGACCTGAGTTTATCAACTGAAAAGATGAATTGAAAAATCTGTATTGAAACTCCTGAGCTGATTCGCTTGTTCCTTTGATGCCCACAAGCATCGGATATATTGTATTATTATTATATTTAGAAACGAATGAGCTTCCTGTCTGGTCATAATTGTAAACAAAATCTATTTTAGAATTTTGTACCGGGTTTGAAGTGTATTGTAAAATTGTCTGAAAACTAACATAATCATTTGCATCTACAGAAGCATTATAACTTGGAACTTTGCTGAATGTAATAATTATCTCGTTTGAAGTAACTTTAATGCAAAGACTTCTTCCTGTAACATCAGCATCGCCAAAGTTAAAATCTTTCCACAATGGAAGTATTGCATTCAGCATATTATTTTGTGAAAGTCCATCTGTTGGAGGTTCAATGTTTACTCCCAACTGAGGGTCAAATGTTCCAAATGAAATTATTCCGTTAGTCCCAATGTAAATTGTTTGATAATTATTCCCGAAGAATCTAACCGCATTATTGCCTGTGAGAATATTTGTAAATCTGAACAATCCGTCGTCAAGATTACCGGCAATCAAAGATCCCAGCAATGAGCCGTTCAATATAATGTATGTGCTTCCTGTTGTATCTCTCCAATTATAAGTCGGTTTATTTGGAGACAAATTTGCTCCGGAAGTTGAGTTTGCAAAATAATATAGGTTACTGCCTGAGCTCATATTATTACCATAGTTTGGATTCTGAAATATGAAATCTCTGTATGGTGTAAAGAGACTATTATTTAACAGGCTCGAAACTTTTACTCTCCAGTAATATCTTGTTGAGTTTTGTAAGTTAGCCGGAGGAACCGGACTTGAAGTTAAACCAGGAGCTATAATTGTATAAACTATATTGGAAAAATTTGTATCGCTCGCAACCTGCAATGTATAAGTAAATGCATTTGGCACTGTTGTCCATTGCAGCACGGGAACATAAGGAATTACAGTTCCGGCTTCCGGTGAGGAAAGCGTTGGGGCAGTCATCGGTGTTCTTATCCATTCAGCGGACGAATATCCTGATGTAAAAATTATTTTTTTACCATATACTCTGAAGTAGTATAACTGGTCAGTGCTAAGACCTGTGCTTTGATAAGAAGTTACGTCTGCATTTACGGAGTCTATAATGCTCCAGTTGTTGCCGTCTGAACTACGTTCAATTATAAATTTTTCTTCATCAGATGAATTGTCAGTCCAGCTTAAATTTATTTGTGAAGTTGAGACAGGTACTAATGCAAGGTTCGATGGAGCATTTAAGTTAAATCCTCCGGATGTTGATTTATAAACATTTTGTGAAACTGCGTAAATTGTATTCGGACTAATGTAGGAAACTGCAGCAATATTACTACTGCCGGGAGGAGTTTGATTTATCCACGAAGTACCGTTATCTGTGGTTAAAGCAATACCACTAGCCCCGCTCAGCCATCCGATAGATGAATTAATAAAATTTGTTTTATCGTAACGGTAATTAAAAGGACCCGCAACAGAAGTCCAGTTTGTTCCTCCATTAGTTGTTCTAAGAAAAACGCCGGGATTTCCACCAACGGCTCTTCCTGTATTTGCATCCGAAAAATTTATCGAATAAAGGTCCTGTGTCGTTACCGGAGTTTGTGCAGTCCAGTTAACTCCACCGTTAGTTGTTTTAAAAATTCCCCCGTTATATCCGGCAGCCCATCCGGTATTTGCATTTATGAAACTAATGGCATTAAGTGTATGATTATATTGGTTATTGATCATTGTCCAGTTATTCCCGCTGTCAGTAGTCCTCCAAATACCGTTGCTGTTACTTACTACCCAGCCGGTAGAAGAATTAATAAAAGACATATCACAATAGTTACCAGCATCAGTAAGGGCTTTAGTCCAGTTATTGCCGCCGTTTGTAGTTTTCCAGAGATAGAAGCTGCCGGCAAATCCTGTATTAGCATCGATGAAATGAATATTAGTAATTACATTACTTTCAGGGTTTGGTAAGTTTATCCAGTTAATCCCACCGTTTGTAGTTTTAGCTATACCGCTGCCGCATATCCATCCGGTATTATCGTTAATGAAAGAAACATCATCTAAAAAAGTGCCTGTAGGATTATTTTGCTGCACCCATTGAGCCGAAGCCTGGTTAATACAGCAGACAAGAATAAGAAGAATTAAAGCTGATTTAAATTTTTTCGCGCTCATTTTTTTATTTTATTAAGTTTTTATAATTTTCAATTAAGGTGTTGACCTTCTTTTCAAGCAGAGGATATTTGGAAATTCCCGGTTCATTTTTTCTTATAATTATTTCTATCTCTGCAGCAGCATTTATAAGTATTACCATTTCGGAATTTAATTTATCAATGATTGTTTTTAAGACTCTTAATGTTTCTAATGCCTGATTTGCGCTCATTTTATTCTGAAGGTTGTTTTGTTAAAGTTGATTCAAAATTATGTTCAAAAAGTCTCACGCTCAAATAGAATTTTCTCAAAAGTCTCATAAAAGTTTTCTTGAAAATGTGCTTAAAACCTCATTTTTAAAGTAAAAAACAAGTTTTACGTTTTTACTTAGTCTTAGAAATCCTATATTAGTCTCAATATTTCAGAGGGCAATATTAATGCAGGACAGCAAACTTATAGAGATTTTGAAGGTCTTTTCACCAAAAGAATGGAAGGATTTTGAAAAATTTGTAAACTCACCGTATTTTTCGACAGGACGCGACGTAAGCGGTTTGTATTCTGTACTCAAAAAACACCATCCCGAATTTAATTCTGATAATCTAGATAAAGAAAAAGTTTTTGCAACGCTATATCCATCCGAACAGTACAATGAAAAGAAATTAAAGAATATAACATCGGATTTAACGGGGATGGCTGAGCAGTTTCTGGTAAGTGAAAGACTTTCTGCAGATGATAAACTATTTGATGAAACTCTAGCAAAGGTATATAAAGATAAAAAGAATGATAAACTTTTTTTGAAGACATTAAACTCGTTAGAAAAAAAACTATCCGGCGAAAAATTTAAGAGCGATTCAGGGTTTAAGGAAAATGAAATACTGGAAAGACTTTTTGAAGAGTATTATATCGGTAATCATAAGTTTGATAAGTCAGTTCCTAAACGTGTAAAATATACTGAGTATGTTACGCTCACATTCCTTGTAACTTTTTTACGTAAACAGCGGGATAAAATTATAATAAAGGATTATTATAATCTTGATATGACTAGCCCTCTGCTGGAAAGTGTATACGAGAGTATTGACTTTGAAAAAATGCTTAGGCTGCTGAAAGAAAAAAAATCCGAATGGCTGTGGCTTGTCGAGTTCTATTATTATATTCTAAAATCATTGCAGAATGTTGATGACAATTCAATGTTCGAAAAATTACAAAATTTATTTTATCAGAGCACAGAAAAATTTGACAGGAAAGAAAAATATTTCATATTTAATGATTTTATTGCCTGGATACACACTAAGGATTATAAATTTGATACTATATCTTCACAGGATGAATTTGATGTTTTCAAAAAAATGCTGGAACACGATGCATACTCTCCTTCCGAAAATGAATTTATGAGTGTATTATTATACCGCAACATTATGAATATGGCTGTTAGTCTGGGTGAGTTTGAATGGTTTGAAATTTTCATTTCAAAATATACTGAAAAACTGAAACCGGAATTCAGATATAATATGCAAAATCTTGCAAAGGCAAATTTATATTTTGAAAAAGGAAAATTTGAAGACGCACTCGGATGCTTAAGCAAAATCTCATACGACGTATTTATGTACAAAGTGGATATAAAAAACTTAATGCTGAGAATTTATTATGAACTGGATTTATATGAATCTGCATTTTCAATGATAAGTGCTTTCAAAAATTTTCTTACTGCAACAGATGAAATATCTGACATTTTTAAAACACAGCAGATGAACTTCATAAATTTTTATAATAAGCTTTTGAAAATGAAAGCAGATAATAAATCAACGGATGCGGGATTTATTTCCAAGGAAATAGAAAGAAAAGATTCAATTGCATCGAAGAGCTGGCTAATAGAAAAAGCGAAGGAGTTAAATAAAAAGAAGTAAGTTTTTTTTATTTTTTTTCTTATTCATAATTTTGTTAAGTTTAACAACTCCCCCTGCCTTAAATTTTCATAATTTAAATACTCCGGATGAAAACAAAAATATTTCTACTTCTTTTTTTCTTTTCCGCTTCATGTTTTTCACAAACATATCTTGATAAAGAATTTGATAGAATAACCGATTCGGTTTTATCTGTAAATCCTTTAATACCGGGTATGCTTGTATCATACGTTTGCGGTGATTTCAAATGGGAAAAAGCAAAAGGTTATGCAGACATTGATAAGAAAATCCCTATGAGACTTGATAACACTTACAGAATAGGCAGCGTCACAAAAACATTTACCATTTCTGTTCTGCTTCAGCTTGTTGATGAAGGAAAAGTATCTTTAGATGATAATATTTCGAGATTTTTCCCTGATATTCCCAATGGTGAAAATATTACAGTGAAAATGCTAGCAAATATGCGCTCGGGACTTTATAATTACTCTGAATCACAGCAGTTTGACGACACTTTAACTAACAGACCATCTAAAGTTTGGAGTGATGACGAACTGATACAGTTAGCTTTAAAATATCCGCCTTATTTTCCGCCTGACTCAAATTTTCACTATTCTAATACAAATACAATTCTCATAGGAAAAATTATAGAAAAGGTCACAGGAAATAAATGGCAGGACGAAATTAAAAAAAGAATCTTTGAACCCTTAGAATTAAAAAACACATGGACTGCAAACGGTCGGGATATGATCGGAGACTACTCTCACGGATATATGCAGATGGATTCAACTTCATCAAAACTTACCGATGTGACTTCTTACTACGATGTTTCATGGGCAAGTGCTGCCGGAGATATTATATCCGATATAAATGATATAAAAATTTATCTGAGAGCTCTGGGAACGGGGAAATTTTATTCGGAAAAAATGAGAGAGGCGAGAAAAGAATGGGCCATCACACATGGAAATTTAAAATATGGATTAGGAATGTTTTCTGTCTCGGGATTTCTGGGGCATAACGGAGGCATTCCCGGATTTACAAATTTTTCCGGATACAACCCTGAAAGCGACTGCTCTATTATCGTTGTGTATAACACTCAAAGACCCGGAGCAGATATGCCGGATGAATTAGCTAAAAGATTATTACAAGTAGCAGGATATTAATAAGATTTTAAAATGAAACCCTTCTGAAAATTATTCGGAAGGGTTTTTATTTTTAAATTTCCAGTCTTCGCAAATAATTTATTTGCCCCAAATGATAGTTGAGATGAGTGAGCAAATGAAGAAGCATGTGATCATGCTTTACAATCCTTTCATGTTTTTCCAGCGGATAATTTTTTTCAAAAATGTCCTCAGGTAAACTGCGAAGCGTACTCATAACAATTGCCGTAGTTTTTTCTAAATCTGAGAGAATTTTTTCTCTTGGAATATTACTTGATGAAAATTCTTTATCTCGCTCTCTTATATATCCTGAGTTTCCCAATGTTGCTCCGATGAAATGATTCAGATTTCCGTTAAGATGTAAAAATAAATTCCCTGTGCTGTTTTTTACATCACCCTTTATTTTCCATAAGTCTTCTTCATTCTTAAAAGCCACCAATTCATCTTTCAGTTTGTTTAAATCTCTTTCAAAAAATTCCACTAAAACTTCTTTAAGCATGTTTTATGTTTTAAGTTTATCAAAAATAAAAAGTAAACGTAAAACAAAAAAGGGGCTTCCACCCCTTTCAATTTTTAAATTAAATTATTTTATTAAAATCATTTTCTTTGTATCAATAAAACTTCTAGTTTCTATTCTATAATAGTATATACCACTGCAAAGATTTCCCCCATTAAATTCAGTTTCATACACTCCTGCTAATTGATTTTCGTTAACCAATATTTCTACTTCCTTCCCTGTTATATCCGATACCGTTAATTTTACAAAATCTGATTTTGTAATTTCATATCTGATTTTCGTTGACGGATTAAATGGATTCGGATAGTTCTGATGCAGAATAAACGATGACGGAATTTCAGATGAAATATTCTGCACTCCAATTATATCCGTGTAACTTCTACGCCAAACTGATTTGCCATATGTACCTGCAAAGATATAATTATTAGTTGTGAACAATTTGAATATTGGTGGTGTGTAGTTACCAAATCCTGTATTTTTCTTTATCCATGTTGTACCGTGATTAGTGCTCAGATAAATCCCTCCGTTTGTTCCTGCAAATAAATTTTCGCCGCTTACACAAAAGTTATATATTATTTTACTTCCCATGCCTGCAGTATCGTTGCTCCAGCTTATTCCATTGTTTGTGGTGTGAAATAATCCGCCCGCACCGGGATAACTTGAAGCAGCATAGAGATGTCCTCCGAGAGTTGCCATACAATCAATAACCTTATATGTCAATCCGATTGAAGTAAAATTATTCCCGTTATTGGTTGAAAGATAAACTCCATTGCCGCAGCCTGCATAAAGATAGTTTCCATTAACTGCCAGAGAGGTAACTGCACCATGATTTGTGAAACCTGTCGGTATCCAGGTATAGCCGTTATTTGCAGAACGGAAAATACCCACTGTATCAATTATGGAAGCTGCAAAAATATTGTTTCCTATAATTGTAAATTCTTCGACATTACGATTATTAATAGATGAAATAGTCCAGTTAGCGCCGCTGTTTTCACTGACCCAGGCACCGTAATCCGTTCCCGCTAAAAAATAACTCCCATACTGAATTATTGAATTCACGCATCTGTTATTCATCACGGTCTGAGTCCAGTTAGTACCGTTGTTTGTTGAACTGTAAATACCTGTGCCGACTCCGTTGAACCCTGAACCCATAAGAATTACAGTTCCGTTAGTTGCAAAAGATAATATACTTTGACTAGTGCTGATTCCGTTTGATATCTGTTCCCATTGTGCAGGTGATTGAGAAGTAAAAATAAGCAAGGAAATGAAATTGAACAGGGCAAAGAGAATAGGAATGAACTTCTTCATACATTTATGCCGCCTTTCCCCAAGCGCTCTATAAATAACTTATGTTATACTCATATGTAATGTAATTCAGAAATTCAGTATGCAATAATTGAATTATTTAACAGTAACAATTTTTCAAAACAAAAAAGGGGCTTTCGCCCCTTTCAATTATATAAATCAAAATATTTATTTTTACTCTGAGAAAACTTTCTTAAAAAAACCTTTCTCAGATTTTTTCTTTCCATTCGGTTTAAAGTTTTCTGATTTTGCAAGTTCCCTTAAAATATCTTTTTCTTTACCTGATAGTTTTGTCGGTATATGTACATTCACTCTTACAAGCTGGTCGCCTCTTCTGTCTGAGTGCAGTCTCTGAATTCCTTTGCCGGACATTTTCAAAATACTTCCGGGCTGAGTGCCTGCATCTATTTTTAACTTAGCTTTTCCTTTTAATGTCGGCACAATAACATCTGCGCCTATTGCAGCATCTATTATACTCAGCTCGAGCTCGTAATAAATATCATCTTCTTCTCTTACAAAAATTGAATGTGCTTCTTCTTCAAGATGTATGAACAAATCACCTGCCGGACCGCCGCGCAAACCTGCATTGCCCTGTCCTTCAAGCGGAATATAATTTCCTTCGCTTACTCCCGATGGAATATTTACTTTTATTTCAGCTTCTGTTTTTACTCTTCCTTCACCGTGGCAATCTCCGCATCTTTCTTTAACTACTCTTCCTTCGCCGTTACAAACGTTACACATTGTTACATTTACAAATTGCCCGAATATCGAACGAGACACCTGTCTTACTTCACCTGTTCCGTTACAGTGAGTACACTTCGCATATCCACTCTCACCTTTTGCTCCCGAGCCTTTACATGTATCACAAGTTTTAAACTTTTTAACTTTAATTGTCTTTTCAACTCCGTCGGCAATTTCTTCAAGAGTAAGCTTAAGATTTATTTTTAAATCACTTCCTCTGCTTCCGCTGCCTTGTCTTCTTCTGCCCTGATTTCTTCCTCCGCCGAAAAATTCATCGAATATACTTCCACCGCCGCCGCCGCCGAATATATCACCGAAGTGCGAGAAGATATCGTTCATATCGGTGAAGCCTGAAAATCCTCCCGGACCTCCGCTTACTCCCTGATGCCCGAACTGGTCATATCTTTGTCTCTTTGTCGGATCTGATAAAACTTCGTATGCCTCGGCGCATTCCTTAAACATCTCCTCTGCTTCATGGTTTCCGGGATTTCTATCAGGATGATATTTCATCGCAAGCTTTCTATATGAGCTTTTTATTTCATCACCTGTTGCTGTTCGCTCAACCGATAATATTTCGTAGTAATCTCTTTTTGTCATTTTAAAAATTTTTGATTTC
The genomic region above belongs to Bacteroidota bacterium and contains:
- a CDS encoding T9SS type A sorting domain-containing protein; this translates as MSAKKFKSALILLILVCCINQASAQWVQQNNPTGTFLDDVSFINDNTGWICGSGIAKTTNGGINWINLPNPESNVITNIHFIDANTGFAGSFYLWKTTNGGNNWTKALTDAGNYCDMSFINSSTGWVVSNSNGIWRTTDSGNNWTMINNQYNHTLNAISFINANTGWAAGYNGGIFKTTNGGVNWTAQTPVTTQDLYSINFSDANTGRAVGGNPGVFLRTTNGGTNWTSVAGPFNYRYDKTNFINSSIGWLSGASGIALTTDNGTSWINQTPPGSSNIAAVSYISPNTIYAVSQNVYKSTSGGFNLNAPSNLALVPVSTSQINLSWTDNSSDEEKFIIERSSDGNNWSIIDSVNADVTSYQSTGLSTDQLYYFRVYGKKIIFTSGYSSAEWIRTPMTAPTLSSPEAGTVIPYVPVLQWTTVPNAFTYTLQVASDTNFSNIVYTIIAPGLTSSPVPPANLQNSTRYYWRVKVSSLLNNSLFTPYRDFIFQNPNYGNNMSSGSNLYYFANSTSGANLSPNKPTYNWRDTTGSTYIILNGSLLGSLIAGNLDDGLFRFTNILTGNNAVRFFGNNYQTIYIGTNGIISFGTFDPQLGVNIEPPTDGLSQNNMLNAILPLWKDFNFGDADVTGRSLCIKVTSNEIIITFSKVPSYNASVDANDYVSFQTILQYTSNPVQNSKIDFVYNYDQTGSSFVSKYNNNTIYPMLVGIKGTSESAQEFQYRFFNSSFQLINSGPIFSSNLTLALGPDASLLPVELSSFTSQVNGSNVKLEWSTVNEQNNSGFDVERKTSGSNEWKKISFVNGNGTSNETHNYSYEDKIAASGKYQYRLKQIDFNGNYKYYELSNEVEIEVPKKFNLSQNYPNPFNPATKINFELPRSSNVKLSVYDITGKLASELVNEQRAAGYYTVEFNGSNFASGIYFYRIEAGEYNATKKMTLVK
- a CDS encoding beta-lactamase family protein, whose protein sequence is MKTKIFLLLFFFSASCFSQTYLDKEFDRITDSVLSVNPLIPGMLVSYVCGDFKWEKAKGYADIDKKIPMRLDNTYRIGSVTKTFTISVLLQLVDEGKVSLDDNISRFFPDIPNGENITVKMLANMRSGLYNYSESQQFDDTLTNRPSKVWSDDELIQLALKYPPYFPPDSNFHYSNTNTILIGKIIEKVTGNKWQDEIKKRIFEPLELKNTWTANGRDMIGDYSHGYMQMDSTSSKLTDVTSYYDVSWASAAGDIISDINDIKIYLRALGTGKFYSEKMREARKEWAITHGNLKYGLGMFSVSGFLGHNGGIPGFTNFSGYNPESDCSIIVVYNTQRPGADMPDELAKRLLQVAGY
- a CDS encoding DUF1572 family protein encodes the protein MLKEVLVEFFERDLNKLKDELVAFKNEEDLWKIKGDVKNSTGNLFLHLNGNLNHFIGATLGNSGYIRERDKEFSSSNIPREKILSDLEKTTAIVMSTLRSLPEDIFEKNYPLEKHERIVKHDHMLLHLLTHLNYHLGQINYLRRLEI
- a CDS encoding T9SS type A sorting domain-containing protein; protein product: MKKFIPILFALFNFISLLIFTSQSPAQWEQISNGISTSQSILSFATNGTVILMGSGFNGVGTGIYSSTNNGTNWTQTVMNNRCVNSIIQYGSYFLAGTDYGAWVSENSGANWTISSINNRNVEEFTIIGNNIFAASIIDTVGIFRSANNGYTWIPTGFTNHGAVTSLAVNGNYLYAGCGNGVYLSTNNGNNFTSIGLTYKVIDCMATLGGHLYAASSYPGAGGLFHTTNNGISWSNDTAGMGSKIIYNFCVSGENLFAGTNGGIYLSTNHGTTWIKKNTGFGNYTPPIFKLFTTNNYIFAGTYGKSVWRRSYTDIIGVQNISSEIPSSFILHQNYPNPFNPSTKIRYEITKSDFVKLTVSDITGKEVEILVNENQLAGVYETEFNGGNLCSGIYYYRIETRSFIDTKKMILIK
- the dnaJ gene encoding molecular chaperone DnaJ, which encodes MTKRDYYEILSVERTATGDEIKSSYRKLAMKYHPDRNPGNHEAEEMFKECAEAYEVLSDPTKRQRYDQFGHQGVSGGPGGFSGFTDMNDIFSHFGDIFGGGGGGSIFDEFFGGGRNQGRRRQGSGSRGSDLKINLKLTLEEIADGVEKTIKVKKFKTCDTCKGSGAKGESGYAKCTHCNGTGEVRQVSRSIFGQFVNVTMCNVCNGEGRVVKERCGDCHGEGRVKTEAEIKVNIPSGVSEGNYIPLEGQGNAGLRGGPAGDLFIHLEEEAHSIFVREEDDIYYELELSIIDAAIGADVIVPTLKGKAKLKIDAGTQPGSILKMSGKGIQRLHSDRRGDQLVRVNVHIPTKLSGKEKDILRELAKSENFKPNGKKKSEKGFFKKVFSE